The following are encoded in a window of Sorex araneus isolate mSorAra2 chromosome 11, mSorAra2.pri, whole genome shotgun sequence genomic DNA:
- the LOC129399362 gene encoding calcium homeostasis modulator protein 2-like gives MANPIVRFLSHIFRSKDLVTLNVLVALGTMGGQELFSLLAFQCPCSPVRNFRYGLTATLGPALLLFFISIILNNQTRNLVDGCRCFRIKQCPCILYSIMGRALVAPLTWLVISLLRGDAYVCAFSEFVDPSSLTAGNESFPLSHATQILARFPCGESPDNLSGFREEVSRRLKYESQLLGWLLICTVAVVVFLTKCLKACSSRLGYQQEAYWARYLANEEQLFQRTAEAHSLALAANNVKQFFGFVALSQRDQALMAKFPKQGTQLSLPWDNITGISEYQEMLGIPLYSRLHKWANRRSSIDKEFNMTLLPYPQPQLAASPTSDH, from the exons ATGGCTAACCCCATCGTCCGCTTCCTGTCACACATTTTCAGGAGCAAGGATTTGGTAACATTAAATGTGCTGGTGGCTCTGGGCACCATGGGGGGCCAGGAGCTCTTCTCCTTGTTGGCCTTCCAGTGCCCGTGCTCTCCAGTTCGGAACTTCCGGTATGGGTTAACGGCCACTTTGGGGCCCGCCTTGTTGCTCTTCTTCATCAGCATCATCCTCAACAACCAAACCAGGAACCTGGTGGACGGGTGCCGGTGTTTCAGGATCAAGCAATGCCCATGCATCCTATATTCTATCATGGGTCGGGCTCTCGTGGCCCCGCTTACCTGGTTGGTCATCTCCCTGCTGCGCGGGGACGCCTACGTCTGCGCATTCAGCGAGTTTGTGGACCCGTCCTCGCTCACGGCTGGGAACGagagcttccctctctcccacgccACGCAGATCCTGGCCAGGTTCCCTTGCGGGGAGAGCCCTGACAACCTGTCTGGGTTCCGGGAGGAGGTGAGCCGCAGGCTCAAGTATGAGTCTCAG CTATTAGGGTGGCTGCTCATCTGCACAGTGGCCGTGGTGGTGTTCCTGACCAAGTGCCTCAAGGCCTGCTCTTCAAGGCTCGGCTACCAACAGGAGGCCTACTGGGCCCGCTACCTCGCCAACGAGGAGCAGCTCTTCCAACGCACAGCCGAGGCGCACTCACTCGCTCTGGCCGCCAACAACGTGAAGCAGTTCTTCGGCTTTGTGGCGCTCAGCCAGAGGGACCAGGCACTGATGGCCAAGTTCCCAAAGCAAGGCACACAGCTGAGTCTACCGTGGGACAACATCACTGGTATATCCGAGTACCAGGAGATGCTGGGCATCCCCCTCTACAGCCGCCTGCACAAGTGGGCCAACAGGCGGTCTAGCATCGACAAGGAGTTCAATATGACCCTACTTCCATACCCTCAGCCCCAACTTGCTGCCAGCCCAACCTCTGACCATTGA
- the LOC129399363 gene encoding calcium homeostasis modulator protein 2-like, with amino-acid sequence MANPIVRFLSRIFRSNDLVILNGLVALGTTGGQEVFSLLAFQCPCAPVQNFWYGLMATLGPALLLFFISIILNNQTRNLVDGEFVDPSSLTAEKESFPLSHATQILARFPCGESPDNLSGFREEVSRRLKFESQFFGWLLICTVAVVVFLVKCLKACCLKLGYQQEAYRARYLANEKQLFRLTAEAHSLTLAANNVKQFFGFMELNKRNEGLMDKNPQQGTQRSLPWDKITDSSKYQEKPEIPPYSRLHKWAIEQSGINPEFNMTPLLYPQPHGAASPTSDH; translated from the exons ATGGCTAACCCCATCGTCCGCTTCCTGTCGCGCATTTTCAGGAGCAACGATTTGGTGATATTAAATGGGCTGGTTGCTCTAGGCACCACAGGTGGCCAGGAGGTCTTCTCCTTGTTGGCCTTCCAGTGCCCTTGCGCACCAGTTCAGAATTTCTGGTACGGGCTGATGGCCACCTTGGGGCCCGCCTTGTTGCTCTTCTTCATCAGCATCATCCTCAACAACCAAACCAGGAACCTGGTGGACGG CGAGTTTGTGGACCCGTCCTCGCTCACGGCTGAGAAAGagagcttccctctctcccacgccACGCAGATCCTGGCCAGGTTCCCTTGCGGGGAGAGCCCTGACAACCTGTCTGGGTTCCGGGAGGAGGTGAGCCGCAGGCTCAAGTTTGAGTCTCAG TTTTTTGGGTGGCTGCTCATCTGCACAGTGGCCGTGGTGGTGTTCCTGGTTAAGTGTCTCAAGGCCTGCTGCCTGAAGCTCGGCTACCAACAGGAGGCCTACAGGGCCCGCTACCTCGCCAACGAAAAGCAGCTCTTCCGACTCACGGCCGAGGCGCACTCGCTCACGCTGGCAGCCAATAACGTGAAGCAGTTCTTCGGCTTCATGGAGCTCAACAAGAGGAACGAGGGACTGATGGACAAGAACCCCCAGCAAGGCACACAGCGGAGTCTACCTTGGGACAAAATCACTGACAGCTCCAAGTATCAGGAGAAGCCTGAAATCCCCCCCTACAGCCGCCTGCACAAGTGGGCCATCGAGCAGTCTGGCATCAACCCAGAGTTCAATATGACCCCACTTCTCTATCCTCAGCCCCATGGTGCTGCCAGCCCAACCTCCGACCATTGA